The nucleotide window AGTGTTCAGTAACCAATAACCAGTAACTACAAGTCAACAATCAACAATCAACAATCAACAATCAACAATCAACAGTCAACAGTCAATACGCAACACGCAACACGTAACACGTGAAACGCAGGAAACCCCACATGTTCGATAACACCACCATCTCCTTCATCGGCGGCGGCAACATGGCCGAGGCGATGATCAAAGGCATCCTGGGCAAGGGCCTGGTCCCGGCCGATCGCATCATCGTCTCAGAGCCGCGGGCCGAACGCTGCGAACAATTGCGAGCCGCCTATGGCGTCCAAGCCGTCAGCGATAATCGCGCCGCCGCCCGGCAGGCCGACATCCTCATCCTCAGCATCAAACCGCAGGTGCTGAACAAGGTCATGGATGAAATCCATCTCGATCTGACCCCCAATGCGCTTGTGCTTTCCATCATCGCTGGCGCCCGCATTAGCGTGATGTCGCACGGACTGCAGCACGGCGCCATCGTGCGCTCGATGCCCAACACGCCGGGACAGTACGGCGTTGGCATGACGGTGTGGACTTGCACCCGCCATGTGACCGAAACGCAGCGCCTGCAGGCCCAGCAGATATTGCAGGCGCTGGGCAAAGAGATCTGGATGGAGGACGAGGAGTATCTGGACATGGCCACCGCCCTCAGCGGCACCGGGCCGGCCTATGTCTTCCTCTTCATCGAGGCGCTGATCGACGCCGGCGTACACATGGGCTTTGCCCGCCATATTGCCGAAACGCTGGTCTTGCAGACCATCGAAGGCTCGCTCAAGGTCGTCAACGAGATGGAGCGGCATCCCGCCACCCTGCGCAACATGGTCACATCGCCCGGCGGCACCTCGGCGGCGGCGTTGTATGAACTGGAAAAGGGCGGCTTCCGCACCATCCTCTCGAAAGCCATTTTTGCCGCCTATCGCCGCTCGGTCGAACTGGGCGAGGCGTCAGAAGCAAAACTCGGCAAAAGCGAAAGATGAACACATTCCTGGCAAATTTCGTCGACCTGCTGTTTTCTGTACTCTATTTCGCCATTCTGGTGCGCATCCTGCTCAGTTGGATACCCATGAGCCAGGATAATGCCCTCATCCGGCTGCTGAACCAGATCACCGATCCGATCCTGGCCCCGGCGCGGCGGCTCATCCCGCCGATGGGCGGGGTCGATTTTTCGCCCATGGTCGTGCTGATGGCGCTCTACATCGGCCAACGGCTGCTCGTCTCCTTCCTTCGCTAAACCATGCCCGCCCGTCTCTTGCCCATCGTTTTGCTCATGCTGATGCTGGCGGCCGGCTGCGCCCCGCCCGTTGCTCTCCCTGCCCCAACCGACATGACCCCACCCCCCGCCGTGTCCACGCCTTCTCCTGCGCCCACCGAAGCGATCGTCGGCCAGCCCGCCGCCCCAGCCGACGCTTTGCAGGTCGCAGGGGCGGCCGCCGTGCAGGTGGTCGCCTCTGCCCTGGGCCTCAGCCCGGCCGAGATCACCGTCACTGCCATCGAGGAGATGGAGTGGAGCGACGCCTCGTTGGGTTGCCCCCAGCCGGGCTATGCCTATGCCCAGGTGATCACGCCCGGCTATCGGGCCACGGTGCAAGCCGGGGGCCAGACCTACGCCGTCCACATGGACGACCAGGGCTATGGGCTGGTCTGTCCGCCGCCCTGACGCACCCTAGCGCGTCTCGCTGATGTCGCGCTGCCAGTGCTGCGGCTGCCGGGCCACGCCGCCGGATGCGATCGTCTCGCCCATGTAGGCGCCAAAGCAGGCCAGTTCCTTGCTAAAAATCGTCTCGCGTTGGTCGAGATAGACGCCGATGCGGGTGAAGATAGTCGCCAGGTCGGGGCAGGACTGGCCATTGCGCAGGTCGATGAGCCATTTGCCTTTGAACAGGGGCGGGTTGAGGTCGAGGCGTCGATTGACCCGCAGCTTGGGCATCAGGAAGAGATCGACGACGGTGAAGAGAAAATAGAGGCGGCGGAGGTTATCGCGAATGACCAGGCCGGCGTTGGGCGCAAAGGCCAACACGCGGCGGGCAGCTAGGTCGTCGATGATGAAGAGATGCTCCTCGGCGATGCCGGCGCCGGGCCAGTTTTTCGGGTTATAGTGTTGTCTTTTCTCTTTGGCGTCGAAGCTGAAGTAGCGTTTCTGCCCGATGTCGCCAAAGCCAAAATCCAGCCGCATGAAGCGCGTCTCGCCCTCCACATGCTGGTGGAAGGGGATGCTGTGCTGGCGGAAGTGGGCGAGGAGTTCTTGCTCGAGGGAGAGCATGGGCAGGGGACAGTGGTCAGTGGTCAGGGGGCGGGGAGGGGGAGTAGCGCGGGAGGGCGGCGATGCGGGTGCGGGCCAGGTCGGCGTAGGTGGGGTCGATCTCGTAGCCGACGAAGTGGCGTCCGCTCTGCCGGGCGGCCACGGCGGTGCTGCCGCTGCCCAGGAAGGGGTCGAGGACGATCTCATCCTTGCAGGTGTACAGTTCGATCAGGCGACGAGGAAGCTCGACCGGAAAAGGCGCCGGATGGCCGACTCGGGTGGCCGATTCGGTGGGAAAGCGCCAGATGCTCTTGGTCAGTTCCAGGAAATCGTCGCGGCTGATGGTGGCTTCACGGCCGGCGGTGGGCCGGCGGAAGCGCCCCTTGCCGAAGATGAGGATGTATTCATGGACATCACGGATGGTGGGGTTGCTGGGCGACCGCCAGCTGCCCCAGGCCGTGGAGGAACCGGCGCTGCTGCCCTTGTCCCAGATGATCTCGCCCCGCATCAGGAATCCCGCCTCGATCATGATCTGGTTGACGAAGCTGCTGAGGGGGATGTAGGGCTTGCGGCCCAGGTTGGCGATGTTGATGCAGGCGCGGCCGCCGGGCGTCAGCACACGATGGGTTTCGCAGAGGACATCGCGCAAGAGGTCAAGATACTCGTCGAGCGTGAGGTCGGCATCGTAGTCTTTGCGGGCATTGTACGGCGGCGAGGTGACCATCAGATGGATGCAGGCATCGGGCAACTCCCGCATCGTCCGGCTATCCCCCACCAGCACCGCGTCGAGGGCGCCGGCCGGGACCGGGTTTTCGTGATAGGGCGCATCGTCCTCGGCTGCGTCCTGGTCGCCATACAGCCGGCCGGCATAGAAATGGCTGGCGTCGTGGCTGACTCGGCCAGGTGAGCCGAAGGCCGTTGTCTGCGTGCCGGGGCTGCGTTTCGATGCCATCGGCTTCAGCGGCCCCCACCCAGCTCGGCATAGCGGAAACAGATGACTACATGGTCGTTCACCATCCCCACCGCCTGCATGAAGGCATAGCAGATGGTGGGGCCAACGAAGCGGAAGCCGCGCTTGCTCAGGTCTTTGCTCATTGCCTGTGATGCCGCCGTCTCGGCCGGGATGTCGGCCAGGCCCGCCCAGGCGTTCTGCTTCACCCGGCCGTCGACAAAGCGCCAGATGTAGGCGTCGAAGCTGCCGAATTCCGTCTGCACGGCCAGGAAGGCGCAGGCGTTGCCGATGGCGGCGGCGATCTTGGCCCGGTTGCGGACGATGCCGGGGTTCGCCAGCAGGTCGGCGACGTTGGCCTCGTCGAAGCCGGCGACGAGGGCCGGGTCGAAACCGGCAAAAGCCGCGCGATAGCCGTCGCGCTTTTTCAGGATGGTGGACCAACTCAGCCCGGCTTGAGCGCCCTCCAGGATCAGCATCTCGAACAGGAGCCTGTCATCATGGACGGGGACGCCCCAATCGTGGTCATGATAGGCGACATAGAGCGGGTCGCTGCCCGCCCATTCGCATCGAGTCTGGGTCATAGATGGCTCCTTGATTTGGGGATTGTAGGCATTTCTTGATTTCTCGCCAAATACTCTTGTTGCCACCCGCGTCATGGCGGCGGTTTCGTCACGATCCCTTGCAGGAACGCCGTGAGGATGCTATAGTCCTCGTAGATGGGCTTCGCGAAAGTCCTGCACGCGACACCTACCTCTCCTGGAACTACGATCATGCAATCAATCACTCTGTCGTTACCAGAGCCGCTGCTTCGTTCAGCCCGGCAAATTGCCGAAGTGACTCAGCGTCCAATCGAACATGTGATCGAGGATAGCATTGCCCGCACGCTGCCCCCTCTCGATGATGTGCCACAGGCAGAAGTAGCTGACTTAGCCGCGCTGGCTTTGCTGGATGACGCCTCATTGTGGCGTGAATCCAGGGTGATGATGCCGATGAATCAACAGGTCGAGATGAACGAATTGCTCGATCGCCAGAGTGCAGATGAACTGAACGCTGATGCCGAGGCGAGATTGCAGACATTACTCGATGTCTATGGGCGTCTCACTCTGCACAAATCTCATGCCTGGCTACTCCTGGCCCGTCGCGGCTACCGAGTTCCACCACAGGAAAACTAGCGTCACATGGCGCGAGTCAGCATTCCAACGGCAGTGCGCCGACGCGTGACCGAACAGGCTGAATATCGTTGTGGCTATTGCCAGACGCCCCAGTCTTTCACGGCCATGCCCCTGCATGTCGAGCACATTATCCCGTTGGCTGCCGGCGGGTCATCCAGCGAGTCCAATCTGTGGCTTGCCTGTCCGCTATGCAATGGGCACAAAGGCGTCCAGACTGTCGCCAGGGATCCTGTCACAGGTATGC belongs to Caldilineales bacterium and includes:
- the proC gene encoding pyrroline-5-carboxylate reductase codes for the protein MFDNTTISFIGGGNMAEAMIKGILGKGLVPADRIIVSEPRAERCEQLRAAYGVQAVSDNRAAARQADILILSIKPQVLNKVMDEIHLDLTPNALVLSIIAGARISVMSHGLQHGAIVRSMPNTPGQYGVGMTVWTCTRHVTETQRLQAQQILQALGKEIWMEDEEYLDMATALSGTGPAYVFLFIEALIDAGVHMGFARHIAETLVLQTIEGSLKVVNEMERHPATLRNMVTSPGGTSAAALYELEKGGFRTILSKAIFAAYRRSVELGEASEAKLGKSER
- a CDS encoding YggT family protein; this encodes MNTFLANFVDLLFSVLYFAILVRILLSWIPMSQDNALIRLLNQITDPILAPARRLIPPMGGVDFSPMVVLMALYIGQRLLVSFLR
- a CDS encoding site-specific DNA-methyltransferase, yielding MASKRSPGTQTTAFGSPGRVSHDASHFYAGRLYGDQDAAEDDAPYHENPVPAGALDAVLVGDSRTMRELPDACIHLMVTSPPYNARKDYDADLTLDEYLDLLRDVLCETHRVLTPGGRACINIANLGRKPYIPLSSFVNQIMIEAGFLMRGEIIWDKGSSAGSSTAWGSWRSPSNPTIRDVHEYILIFGKGRFRRPTAGREATISRDDFLELTKSIWRFPTESATRVGHPAPFPVELPRRLIELYTCKDEIVLDPFLGSGSTAVAARQSGRHFVGYEIDPTYADLARTRIAALPRYSPSPPPDH
- a CDS encoding DNA-3-methyladenine glycosylase I; the protein is MTQTRCEWAGSDPLYVAYHDHDWGVPVHDDRLLFEMLILEGAQAGLSWSTILKKRDGYRAAFAGFDPALVAGFDEANVADLLANPGIVRNRAKIAAAIGNACAFLAVQTEFGSFDAYIWRFVDGRVKQNAWAGLADIPAETAASQAMSKDLSKRGFRFVGPTICYAFMQAVGMVNDHVVICFRYAELGGGR